From Oculatellaceae cyanobacterium:
GCATAGTCGCGGGATAGTTGATTGAGTAGGCTATCTATTGGTTGAGGAGAATTAATGTTAGCAGCTATAGCCTCTAGAGATGCTGGACTAAAATTTAGCTTTTGCAACTCTGGCAGAATTTTTTCCCAAGACTTTTCGGGATGACTGGCAAGGATAGTATGAACTAAAATTTGATCCATCACAGCTTGTTGGGCGATCGCTTTCTCTAAATATTGTTCACTGCCTTCTTTGACATCTACCAGTGCAGTTTCCGTTGTCGCCGCATTCCCCCTCGCTTCATAAAATCGACAAGCCGCATATCCTAATGTGTACAAAATTACCGCATTAGAACTTGCACCAATCACCATCCCAGCTAAGGGCAAATTGCGAAGTAAAGTTACACCCGCCTTAAGTGCGCGACTACCACCCAGCGCCAACCCAAAAATTCCTAAAACTTCCCCTTTCCTCGCTGGATCTTTCAAATCCAATCCATAAGCAGCAGCAATTTGATAAACCATTTCTGCTTGCAACATGGTTGTAGTAGCTAAATCCACTGCCAAGAAAGCCATTGCTTGCCCTGGAACTAAGCTAGTAACTAGCCCCACGCCACCACCATACATAGCTTTTTCCACCATTAACCGATGGGCAATTTGGCTAGGTGTCTCCTGTGGATGTTCTTGCTGTAACTTTCTCACTGTCGCCTGGGCTTTTTCTAAATCAACGCGATCGGCAGCACCCATCAACCAATCTAGCCTTAAGATACCTGTTAACCTTTTCAGGAACCAATTATCTGTTAAAAAAGAAATTGTCTGCCCTGCGTTTTGGGTAGCTTGCTCGATCGCCCCCAACATTTGTTGCGCTGCGACGGTACTCATACCAGTAGCCGTATCCAGCATGATTTTTCCGGTTTGGGTAACGCTATTGCTAACTACTTCTCCCACACCTGTAGCTGTTGCTACAACATTTTTGCCAGTTTCAGAAGTTGTCTGAGATATCGCGCTACTAACATTAGTTGTTGTCTCTACAACTGCTTTCCCTGTTTGGGCAACTGTATGACTAATCGCCGAACCTATACCAAAGGCTGTTTCCACCACATTTTTCCCACTTTGGGCAGCCAGGGTAGCCGTTACAGCAAATTCTCCAACCCCCTTAATCACTGATTCAAAAATAGATGGCGGCTCAACTTTTGTTGTTGAGTTAGATGATATTTGTTCCTGTGGTTGTTGAGGGTGGTTGTTAGTCATGTTGCAATTCCAATTGCCAGGTTGTTAGTTGCCCATCTAATACCAAGTTGCAATTGGAACCTGTATGATCGTTTCCCTCTAGGGAGACATTTTTGTGTAGCGAAGGGGTAAACTTGATGCTATTTTATGAGTTTTTACTCACAACAAAGGATAAAAATTTCTCCTCTCTCCTCCCCCCTCCCCCCTCTCTATCTAGCCGCCGATGTGGATTGGATAATTTTGCTATCAAGCTTACGCGCTGCATCGGTGATCGATAAACTTGGCTGATCTCCGTTCATATACACAACTGCTGTCAATGCTCCAACTTTTTCCCGCCGAAAAACGCCTAAATCCATGTTGACTGATTGACCGATAATATTCACACCTACTTGCAGACCAGTTGAGGTAGTCGCCAGCTTATCCATATTGGCAAGTGTTTTGTAATCAACCACTTGCACCGGGACTTGCGGCATCAACTTGAGTTGCTCCTTCAGTTGAGCTACCATTTGTGCCTGAACTGCTGGTTTCTGCAAATCCTGCACACTAGCATCGAATCTAGCTTGATCTGTCTGCTGAGGAAGATTAGCTGTCATGCCGACAACTACTTGCAATGTATCTGGATTGATAAAGGCAAATACGTCTTCTGTCTTAATATTGGCGAGATTGAGCTTTCCTTTAAAAGCTTCCAACTGGGTAGAAATGATTGTAGCCACTTCTGGTGACAAGGGTTGAAATCCAGCAGGTAAATCTTGGACAGTTAGCTTGACACTTGGCTGGGTTTGTGTGTCTGTGGCAGCCAGTTGAATAGGAGTTGTAAAGATTTTAGCTGAACTCGCAGGCTGTGCGATCGCACCCTTAGAGTAGCTACCAGTTAAAACAATGCTTGCCAATAGAGATAAAAGCAAGGGTAATTTTTTAGTCATGGGGATTTAAAAGAGGAGGTAATTGATCACTTACTACCAGCATAGTTCTCACATACCTTGAGTTGCCACAAATAACATGAGATCCTGAGTTGAAGTTGTATTTTTGTAATACTATTTTTCGGAAGGCTTGTGAATGCTTGAATACATACTAGACGTACCAGGGTAAGTCTCTACATCAAATATTGGGAACTTTATGGCTAAATATCAGCAAACAAGGGGTAGATAATGTTATTTATACGACAAAAAGAACCAGCACTGAACTTGGTAATAGGAAGTGCGATCGCATTTTTTTTATTAGCCTTAATCTTCACACTGCATCGGCACTTTACCTTTTACTCTACCTACGATCAAGGTATTTTTAATCAAGTATTTTGGAATGGTATTCACGGTAGATTCTTTCAAAGTTCCCTGTCTTCCCAGTTATCTACTAACGTCGTCCACGCTGGCGAAGTTCCAGAAGTTTATTATCACCGCTTAGGGCAACATTTTACCCCAGCTTTATTGCTTTGGCTACCAATTTATGCCTTATTTCCCTCACCAGCAACTCTCACAGTTTTACAAGTTACCTTAATTACTGCTGCGGGTTTAGTGCTGTACGTCTTAGCAAAACAGTATCTTGAACCACCCCTAGCAGCAATGATTACAGTTAGTTATTACTGTGCCAACGCTGTAATTGGCCCAACTTTAGCTAACTTTCACGATATTTGCCAAACTCCCCTATTTGTTTTTACTTTACTACTAGCAATGGAAAAACGCTGGTGGTGGCTATTTTGGCTACTAGCAGTTTTAGTTTTATCAGTCCGAGAAGATTCTGGGGTGGAATTATTTGGGATTGGGTTCTACATGATTATCAGTAAGCGTTATCCTCGCGCCGGATTAGCTGTATGTACGCTGAGTTTCGTTTATATGATTGCCCTGACCAACCTAATTATGCCGCTATTTTCCCAAGATATTTCTCAGAGATTTATGATCGAACAGTTTGGTCAATATGTTGACGGAAAAGAAGCCTCCACTTTAGAAATAATTTGGGGAATAATTAGTAATCCTTTGCGTTTATTCATAGAGCTAGTTACACCAGTTTTCAAAACATTTAAATATTTATTTGCTCAATGGCTACCATTAGCTTTTATACCAGCAGTTGCCCCCGCGTCATGGATGATTGCTGGTTTTCCTCTGCTGAAACTATTTTTGGGTAAAGCACAATCTGCTTTATCTATTAATATTCGCTATGCCATGACAGTAGTACCAGGTTTGTTTTATGGAGCCATTATCTGGTGGTCATACCATCCCCAATTATTTAAAAAGTTATCATTTCGGCGCTTTTGGGTTATTTGCCTGAGTCTTTCGGTGTTATTTACCTTTATTTCCAGCCCAAATCGCACATTTTATTTTATCTTTCCAGATTCATATCAACCCTGGGTCTACGTTCCTTTAACTACACAATGGCAACGTGCAAAGAATATTCAATCCTTATTAGCGCAAATTCCGGCAAATGCCAGTGTTTCTGCGACGACTTCTCCAATTCCTCATCTTTCCAGTCGTCGGGAAATTATTCGCCTACCTGCGTTGCAAGTGCGTAACGATCAAGGACAAGTTAATAATGTAGACTATATCATTGCTGATCTCTGGCAGTTACAGCAGTATCAAGTAGCATTCACCAATGATCGAGCGCAATTAAAGACTATAGTACCCCTAATTGAAAAACTCAGCAGTAATCAAGAATACGGCATCATTGGCTTTAAAAATGGTGTGATCCTGATGCAAAAAGCAGTAGCTTCTGATCCTGGTTCCCTGTCAGCTTGGCAAGAGTTTCGTAAACAGTTAGAGCCAATATTTAACATCAGTCAAATTTAAGTGAAATTGCCTAGACTGACTTTGCGAAAATATGTCAGTGTGTATAAATATGTCAAAGATTGGTGAAGCCGACCTCATGAAGATTTTGGTACTGAGTTGGGAATTTCCGCCTCGGCTTGTAGGGGGGATTGCTCGGCACGTGGCAGAGTTATATCCTGAGTTGGTCAAACTGGGGCATGAAGTCCATTTGATCACTGTGGAATTTGGTCAGGCACCGCTTTATGAGGTGGTAGAGGGTATACACATTCATCGAGTACCTGTAGGGCATAGCCAAGATTTTTTCCACTGGATCGGTAACATGAATGAAAGCATGGGACGACATGGTGGCAAGTTACTTCAAGAAGAACAGCGATTTGATTTAATTCATGCCCATGATTGGCTAGTAGGAGATGCTGCGATCGCTCTCAAGCATACTTTCAAAATTCCCTTAGTTGCTACTATCCACGCTACTGAATTTGGTCGCCATAACGGTCTTCATTGTCATACTCAACACTACATCTGTAATAAAGAAAAGCAACTAGCTTACAATGCTTGGCGCGTTATTGTTTGTACCGACTATATGCGCCGAGAAGTAGAGCGAGTGCTAGAAAGTCCTTGGGATAAAATTGATGTAGTTTATAACGGCATCCGCCCAGAGAAAAAACAGCGTCATCAAGAATTTGACTATTGGAACTTCCGGCGGCGGTTTGCTACCGACGATGAGAAGATTGTTTACTATGTAGGTCGAATGACTTACGAAAAAGGTGTTTCAGTCTTAATTAATGCTGCCCCAAAAGTGCTTTGGGAAATGGGCGGTAAAGCTAAATTTGTCTTCATAGGTGGTGGAAATACCGATCATTGGAAGCGTCAAGCTTGGGATTTAGGCATTTGGGACAAATGCTACTTCACAGGTTTTATGTCTGATAGTGATTTAGATAAATTCCAAACAATTGCTGATTGTGCAGTATTTCCTAGCCTTTATGAACCATTTGGAATAGTTGCCCTAGAAAGCTTTGCAGCGCGTGTACCTGTAGTTGTATCTAATGCAGGTGGTTTACCAGAAGTAGTACGACATACTAAAACAGGTATTGTTACTAATACAAATAATCCAGAGTCACTTGCTTGGGGAATGTTAGAAGTATTAAAAAACCCCCGTTACGCTTGTTGGCTAGTGGATAATGCGTATCAAGATTTAGAACGCCGCTTTAATTGGGCGAAATTAGCCCAGCAAACCGAGGCGGTGTATGGTAGGGTGTTGCATGAGCGATCGCAAGTCCTTTGGCAGTAACACAATTAACAATTAACTATTTGTAGGTTGGGTTAAGCGCAACCCAACCCAACCGAGTGTTAATCTACAGGTAACAAGTATAATCCTGGTTTTGCGGTTTCATCAAGTAGCAATTCTTTACTACTTTTAACGCCTTTACTTTCACATAATACAGCGAAAGTACCAAGCTTGCTTCTGAATGTCACCTTTCTAGGGTGATCAGCTTGGTATTCTCCATGTAAATGTAGTGATGTAGAATCTAAGTGAGAATATTTAGTCGTTATTTGATATCTTTTAATGGTATCTAAAGCAATCAATAAGAATAATTCACTTAATCCAACTCTATACAATTTATCCATTGTTCTGCCCAATTTATCATCATTTAAATCTTCTGCTTTAATTCCCTCCCAAGCGCAAATGAGCCAAGGATTTTCTACATTAGAGTTATCAATCTCTAATGAAACAATTTCGGCTTTTTGCAACGCTTACTTACAACTTGATTGAGTTTTGTTAAAGCTTCTTCCTTTGTAGCGCCTTCAGCTTTACACTCTGACTAACCTAATATTGTTGCTGCATAATTACCTAAGTCAGCTTATTCAATTAGGACATCGTAAGTTAATTTTGAAGTATTCTTGCTAGTAGAGGTCACCACTTCAGTATTCATAAGTTTATTGACATGATTTTATATAACTTATGATAACTTTTATAGCAGATCTACACGCTAATACAGGCAAATTCAACTACAAATCCTCAGCTTTTAACAACCAAAATCCGCTATAAGTTACACCCGAATCATCAGGCTGTACTAACAAAAAGTGTAACCCTTTACTTAGCTGCTTGCGCTGTTCATACATTTGTGCTGATTTCACAACTTCTTGGTCTTCAAATGTAGCGACAACCCACCTATCTACTAACCCAGCTTCTAATACTAATCCTGCGGGTTCACCAATTATAAAATTTAAAGATACTGGTTTTGCTTCTTCTAACCAACGCGCTAATCGCATTGATTGTCTGCCACCATAAATAATTACACCTGGAACTGCAATAGTTGATGCTAAACCTAAGTTAATTGGTAATAAAGATTCTGACATTTCTATAACGGGAATTGGACGTTCTGCAAATGCTTCTACTAGCTCACCTGCGGGTAAGGTTGCAAACCGCCATTGTTCCCCTAAAAGATTTTCTGGTAGTGGTGTTGGAGGTGGTTTATCTAAGGCAAGAGGATTATAATTTTCGCCATTAGTAGAGTAATATTCTGCTTTGTCTTGCAATAGTTCTTTCAAGGCATAAGTGTGGCGGGTTGCTTCTACTTTAATATTTAATTGTTTCCCAGCTAGTTCGATTAAGTTAAAAGATTGTGGGCGAAATACTTGGATAATATCTGGTAAATGTTTAGCATTTCCAGCAGCTTCTTGGAGTTGGGAAACTATCCAAGTAACATTAGCTTCTGATTGACGGCATTGTACTTCATAAGTAAAACTGCGGGTGCGTAGGCGTAGCCCGTCGTAGACATCGCATATTACCAATTCCCACCATACCTCTGGTTGCTGATTTTTGAGAGGGCGACGATAAAAATCAACTTGCCAAATTTTCATATAAGCTTCCAAATAATCATAAATTTCTATAGCTTGTCTGCGTGGGCTGTAGTTATTAGATTTATTGCCAAATTTTTTTAGAACGCAGATGAAAGCAGATTAACGCAGATTAACGCAGATATTTCTTAAAATTTTGTCGGTTCTGCCATAGGGATATAAAAAAATAAGGTGGGGATTGCCCACCTTACTTTTAGCTTAAGCTCTAGAAATGCTGCTTATGCTGTAACACTAGCGAGAATTGGTTTGACACCGGATGAACACCCAGGAGCGTATACCTGAGTCACATAGTCGGCAACCATGCGGTCTGTATTGAACAGGGGCGCGTTGATTTTAATGGATGCTTTCATCATTTTAATCCAGCGATGGGGAACGCCATTCGCATCCTGGTCGTAATACATTGGTACAATTTCTTCTTCCAGCAATCTATAAAGTGCTTCAGAATCAATCCGATCCTGTAACTCTTGATCGCTGGTGTTGGCATCTTCACCAATTGCCCAACCGTTAATACCTTTGCCGTTGGCATCTGCTTGATAGCCTTCGCACCACCAACCATCTAAGACACTGCAATTAATCCCACCGTTAAAGCAGACTTTTTGTCCACTTGTACCAGATGCTTCCAGTGGACGACGTGGGTTGTTCAACCAAACATCTACGCCTTGGACGAGTTTTTGCGCGGTGTAAATGTCGTAGTCTTCAATTAAGGCAACTCGGTTGAGAATTCTTGGGTGTTTACACCATTCCATCAACCGTTGAATAATCCGCTTGCCTTCTTCGTCTTGTGGGTGTGCTTTGCCAGCAAATACTATTTGTACAGGACGATCAGAATTGCCAAAAATTCTTAAAGCACGTTCCGCATCCCGTAATAGTAAGTCACCTCGTTTGTAAAGACTGAAGCGACGGGCAAATCCGATAGTTAGGACGTTGGGATCAAGTAATTGATCTACCGAATCAATGCGATGTTGATCTTCGTGCCGTTGTTGCCGTGCTAGTTTCAGCTTGTAGCGCGTATGAGCAATCAAGCGTTCTTTGAGAACTTGATGCCGCCACCAAATTTCCTCATCGGGAATATTTTCTACTTTCGCCCACATTTGGGGATCAACAAGATTATTCAGCCAATCTTCACCAAAGTACTCTTGATACAAATCAGCAATTAATGGCGCTGTCCAAGTAGGAGCATGAACTCCATTGGTAATGTAACCAATAGGTACTTTGTTTTCGGCACGTTCCGGGTACAGAATTTTCCACATTTTTCGGGAAACTTGACCGTGCAATTCACTTACGCCGTTAGCGGTGCGACACATCCGCAAAGCTAAAACAGTCATGCCGAATGGTTCCCAGGGATCACCCAGACGACGTGCGCCTAATGCGAGGAATTGTTCGCGAGATAATCCGATTGTCGGCCAGTAGTGAGCAAAGTAGGAGTCCATCAGGTCGGATGAGAAGACATCGTGACCTGCGGGTACTGGGGTGTGGGTGGTGAAGACGCAGCGATCGCGCACTGATGCTTCAACGTCATAAAATGATTTGCCAGTACGCTGAATTTCATTACGGGCAATCTCTAAGGTACAGAAGGCGGCATGACCTTCATTCAGGTGATGAATAGAAGGATTGATCCCCACTGCTTGCAACGCTCTGACACCGCCAATTCCTAGCAATACTTCTTGAGCAATGCGAGTGTCTTGATTACCACCGTAAAGATGTCCGGTTAACCAGCGATCAATGGGATCATTATCATCCCGATTTGTATCTAATAAGTAAAGCTTGACACGACCAACTCGTGCTAACCAAATTTGAGCATTAACCATCCTTTGGCGAACTTCCACCTTAATTGTCAGGGGTTGCCCTTGCTCATTTCTAATTAACTCTACTGGCATCCGTTCAAAGGGATTGTCAATATAGTTTTCTTCTTGCCAACCACTTTGATTTAAGCGTTGCTGGAAGTAACCTTGACGATAACCCAGCCCAACAGCTACCAGAGGTACACCTAAATCTGATGCCGATTTTAGGTGATCCCCAGCTAAGATACCCAAGCCACCAGAGTAAATTGGTAATGACTCGTGGATGCCAAATTCTGCACAAAAATAAGCAATTGGGCTTTCTGGCTTAATTTGTGGAGCGACTTTACTTGCCCAAGTATTTTTTTGCTCCATGTATGCGTGAAACTGCTGTGCTAATGCTTTTACCCGTTTAATGTAGGTGGGGTCTTTTGCCATTTGGGTAAGGCGCACGTAGCTGGCAGATTCTAGTAACGCGACTGGGTTGCGTCCACAACGCTGCCATTCTTCAGGGCTAATGCTTTGAAATAGGGAAATGCGATCGCTTGTCCAACTCCACCAATAATTGTAAGCTATGTCTGCCAAGGGCTTGAGAGGAAAAGGGAGTTTGGAGCGTAGCGTCTCAACTGTTGTCATTATTTCTTTAATTTGCTTAATTACTTCGATGTTTAGGCGGTTTGGGGAAAGACCTACTTATACTAGCTAATCCTGATTAATCTACCCGTTACTTTTTGCAGTTTTTAGCTGAATGCAGGAAATAAGAGGTCAGAACTATCATCCCATTCGTCCTAGTTTATAGCTTGACAGGCTTCTCACCAAAAATAGTGTTTTATTACACTTTTTACAGATTTCCAGGTTAAATTTTTTAAACTGGTAGGACAATAGAAGAACGGTTAGTGCGATCGCTATTCAATAGCTGTTAATCTACCTTTTGTCAACCAGTAAAAAATCTATTTGCTTAATCCTATGAACCCTGCCCTTACTCAATTTGGCGATAAAATGTCCCACTTAACTGGAGTGCGGGCAATTATGAAAGATATTAAAGAAACCCTACAAGCAGGTGTAGGACAGCAATTTATTAATCTCAGCCCTGGTAATCCAGTAATTTTACCGGAAGTAGAAGAACTGTGGCGAGAATACACTACAGAATTGTTAAATGGTCAAGATTTTGGTAAGGTTGTTTGTCGCTACGGTGATAGCCAAGGTTATGAACCACTGATTGAAGCTGTAGTTAATTTTTTCAATCAACGCTACAAGCTGAATTTAACTAATCGCAATATTCTGATTACCCCTGGCAGTCAAAGCCTTTACTTTTACGCTACTAATGCGTTTGGGGGATATACCAGTAGTGGTAAACTCAAGCAAATTGTACTGCCTTTGAGTCCAGATTACACAGGTTATGGTGGTTTAACGTTATTTCCAGAAGCATTGTTTGCTTACAAACCTGCTTTAGATATTGATACTGCAGGACATACGTTTAAGTATCGCCCAGATTTTAG
This genomic window contains:
- a CDS encoding DUF2079 domain-containing protein, whose protein sequence is MLFIRQKEPALNLVIGSAIAFFLLALIFTLHRHFTFYSTYDQGIFNQVFWNGIHGRFFQSSLSSQLSTNVVHAGEVPEVYYHRLGQHFTPALLLWLPIYALFPSPATLTVLQVTLITAAGLVLYVLAKQYLEPPLAAMITVSYYCANAVIGPTLANFHDICQTPLFVFTLLLAMEKRWWWLFWLLAVLVLSVREDSGVELFGIGFYMIISKRYPRAGLAVCTLSFVYMIALTNLIMPLFSQDISQRFMIEQFGQYVDGKEASTLEIIWGIISNPLRLFIELVTPVFKTFKYLFAQWLPLAFIPAVAPASWMIAGFPLLKLFLGKAQSALSINIRYAMTVVPGLFYGAIIWWSYHPQLFKKLSFRRFWVICLSLSVLFTFISSPNRTFYFIFPDSYQPWVYVPLTTQWQRAKNIQSLLAQIPANASVSATTSPIPHLSSRREIIRLPALQVRNDQGQVNNVDYIIADLWQLQQYQVAFTNDRAQLKTIVPLIEKLSSNQEYGIIGFKNGVILMQKAVASDPGSLSAWQEFRKQLEPIFNISQI
- a CDS encoding glycosyltransferase family 4 protein → MSKIGEADLMKILVLSWEFPPRLVGGIARHVAELYPELVKLGHEVHLITVEFGQAPLYEVVEGIHIHRVPVGHSQDFFHWIGNMNESMGRHGGKLLQEEQRFDLIHAHDWLVGDAAIALKHTFKIPLVATIHATEFGRHNGLHCHTQHYICNKEKQLAYNAWRVIVCTDYMRREVERVLESPWDKIDVVYNGIRPEKKQRHQEFDYWNFRRRFATDDEKIVYYVGRMTYEKGVSVLINAAPKVLWEMGGKAKFVFIGGGNTDHWKRQAWDLGIWDKCYFTGFMSDSDLDKFQTIADCAVFPSLYEPFGIVALESFAARVPVVVSNAGGLPEVVRHTKTGIVTNTNNPESLAWGMLEVLKNPRYACWLVDNAYQDLERRFNWAKLAQQTEAVYGRVLHERSQVLWQ
- a CDS encoding DUF4277 domain-containing protein, which produces MQKAEIVSLEIDNSNVENPWLICAWEGIKAEDLNDDKLGRTMDKLYRVGLSELFLLIALDTIKRYQITTKYSHLDSTSLHLHGEYQADHPRKVTFRSKLGTFAVLCESKGVKSSKELLLDETAKPGLYLLPVD
- a CDS encoding Tab2/Atab2 family RNA-binding protein, with translation MKIWQVDFYRRPLKNQQPEVWWELVICDVYDGLRLRTRSFTYEVQCRQSEANVTWIVSQLQEAAGNAKHLPDIIQVFRPQSFNLIELAGKQLNIKVEATRHTYALKELLQDKAEYYSTNGENYNPLALDKPPPTPLPENLLGEQWRFATLPAGELVEAFAERPIPVIEMSESLLPINLGLASTIAVPGVIIYGGRQSMRLARWLEEAKPVSLNFIIGEPAGLVLEAGLVDRWVVATFEDQEVVKSAQMYEQRKQLSKGLHFLLVQPDDSGVTYSGFWLLKAEDL
- the glgP gene encoding alpha-glucan family phosphorylase, producing MTTVETLRSKLPFPLKPLADIAYNYWWSWTSDRISLFQSISPEEWQRCGRNPVALLESASYVRLTQMAKDPTYIKRVKALAQQFHAYMEQKNTWASKVAPQIKPESPIAYFCAEFGIHESLPIYSGGLGILAGDHLKSASDLGVPLVAVGLGYRQGYFQQRLNQSGWQEENYIDNPFERMPVELIRNEQGQPLTIKVEVRQRMVNAQIWLARVGRVKLYLLDTNRDDNDPIDRWLTGHLYGGNQDTRIAQEVLLGIGGVRALQAVGINPSIHHLNEGHAAFCTLEIARNEIQRTGKSFYDVEASVRDRCVFTTHTPVPAGHDVFSSDLMDSYFAHYWPTIGLSREQFLALGARRLGDPWEPFGMTVLALRMCRTANGVSELHGQVSRKMWKILYPERAENKVPIGYITNGVHAPTWTAPLIADLYQEYFGEDWLNNLVDPQMWAKVENIPDEEIWWRHQVLKERLIAHTRYKLKLARQQRHEDQHRIDSVDQLLDPNVLTIGFARRFSLYKRGDLLLRDAERALRIFGNSDRPVQIVFAGKAHPQDEEGKRIIQRLMEWCKHPRILNRVALIEDYDIYTAQKLVQGVDVWLNNPRRPLEASGTSGQKVCFNGGINCSVLDGWWCEGYQADANGKGINGWAIGEDANTSDQELQDRIDSEALYRLLEEEIVPMYYDQDANGVPHRWIKMMKASIKINAPLFNTDRMVADYVTQVYAPGCSSGVKPILASVTA